CGTCAATTAATACCTTTTCTCAAACTTATATAGGTCCTGTTGTGGGTTATGATTTTCAAAAAGTCCTTACTACTCCAATACATATTTATCGCTTAGATTTTAGAAAAAAGGGATTTGGATACAACAGCCCGCTGATAGGTATAAATTTTAAACAAAACCTGTTTAAACAGTTTTACGCACAATTTTCAAGTGAATACACTTATAAGCACGTACGTGGATTTTTTTACGGGGGGGTTACTGAAGATTTATTGTTTCATTATTCTTATTTAAAGAATCAGCTCCTAATTACATATTACTTTAAAACCAAATGGAAGATAGGTGCGGGATTGACTAATAATATAGTAACCAACCTATATTATGAGGACAAGGAAAGGGACTATACGAGCAATCAAAGGTTTAATTATTCTGAACAAGGATGGGTATTCATACTTGGACTGAAGTATAATAAATTTGAGTTTGAAGCTTATTATCAACGAAAACTGAGTACCCCAATTGAAGGAGATGCGATTCGTGGCTACCACTATCATCAAATTCAATCTTTAGGATTGCGTGTTAGCTATGATTTTAAGATCTTCGATCCATGTAATAAAAAGGAAAAGCCTGAATTGCCTCCGGTAAATAAGATGGCCATTTTGGATTAGGGCAATTAAAACAGCTCATAAACTAAAAACCAGCTTCACAAGAATTTTTATTCATAAATCAGTCCAATGATCAGAGGTATAAAACAGCGAAGGCATGCGTATGGTGAGATAGCTTTATCTTAAATTTTTTCCGCATCCATTATACCCATATACAATGCATACAAATTCGCAGCATTTTTTTCGTCGTCATGATATTTCTCAACATATAACCGACTCTTCCTCCCTATTTCATTTCTCTTTACAGGATGATCCAGCAGATCCTGAAGCACATCTTGAATCGTGTCCGGATTGGCATTCAATATCGGAAGGTCTTCGGAATAATTCTGACCCACCACCGGATTGATATAACACAAAACAGGTTTGCCCATGGCCATGGCTTCAACCGCAGCCGTTCCATGCGAACCTGTGATCAACTGATCGATAAATAGATCGCACTTACGCACCCAGGACAATGCCTCCTCCTTTGACATATTGTTGATGAGAACAAATTCAAAATCAAATTTTGCTTTTAAATTATCCAGTGCTTGTAAAACATATTTTGTGCCTTTGCCGCCGGTCTTCGAAGCCGAATGAACAATCAGGGGTTTGGCCTGATTGGGCGATGGATACACCGGTTGATAATCTTTCAATCCGATCAGCTGATAAACCCTATGTGTTTTTGGAAATAATCGTTTATCGATGTAATGCCCGATACCAATAAATTCCAGCGGCACAAATCCAAGTTTGTTAAATAAAATTTGTGTTCTACTGGAACGTTTCGCTGATTCAAAAGTATATTCGTACTGGCCCGTTTCCTTTTCGCGCTTGTAATATGGATTTACAGATTTATCGATATCCGGATTTCTGATTTCAGAACCACACCAAAGGATCAGGCCCTTTTTTTTCCACTGCTTTAACAAATGGTATTCCAGCGGAAACTTTAAAATCGGGATGTAATTAAAATCCCAATACCAATGTACAACATCTGCCCATTTAAATTCACGCCTGATTAAAAAATAATATAAAATATAAGCCCAAATCCTTTTGAATGGATTCATACTGACCAGTCCGGAGGGTAAATACATGCAATATTTTGAAGGCAACATTTTATTGACATGGGTAGTATAAGCCCGTATTTCGAGGTCCTGATATTTACGCAAGGCCTCCACGCGAAAATCCATGTCAGATGATACATTGTGAGGCAACATCAGGACACGGATCCTGCCTGTTGTCTCCCGGCTCATTTGTATAGTTCGTTGATGCCTTTGATCATATCCTGGGTGATGTCTTTATTGGGATCCCAATAAAAAATATTTCCATCGCGGGCCACACTGAAGATATACTGATAGCGACCGTCGCTGTTGTATTCTTTTAGAAAAGCAATGACCTTTTTATGTAAAGCTTCATTGAACTCTGCCGTTTCACCGGCAAATTGCTCCGATAATTTTTCTTTGCGTTCCACGAGTTCGCGTTCCATTCCGGCAAGGCGCTTCTGAGCGTTTTCCATTTCGTTGCGTGTCATGTTCTCCGCATTTTTCTGCAAGCGCTGAAATTCACTACGCAAATTATTTTCTTTGCCTTGGAGCTCCTTCATCATTTCTTCCTGTTTTTTCTTAAAATCGGCTTCCGACTGTTTGAAAAATTAAGATTCGGTAGCAGGCTGTCCGATTGAAAATAAGCGATGTCTCCTCCTCCCGAAGATGTTGTCGCAGGTGTAAGTTTATCTTTACCTGATTTCAATTGCTGGTTTTGCACAAAGAGGAATATCAATCCCAGTATAGAAACAGCATGGAGTGCCCAATTTAAATTTTTCATGAATTGTTACAGTTTTATTTTATTGAATCTATCAGACTAACAAACGTTTGTTCGTTTAAAAATCGGCACTGCCCGGAAACCTCGGAAATGGAATCACATCGCGGATATTGCTCATCCCGGTCACAAAAAGCACCAATCGCTCAAATCCCAAGCCGAATCCAGCGTGCGGACAGGTACCATATCGCCTGGTATCGAGATACCAATACATTTCATCGGCTGGAATATGCATTTCCGTCATTCTGCGCTCCAGATGTTCCAGCCGCTCTTCTCGTTGGGAGCCACCTACGATCTCTCCGATGCCCGGAAATAATATGTCCATGGCCGCAACAGTTCTACCATCATCATTTTGCCGCATGTAAAATGCTTTGATATCCTTTGGATAATTGCTTAGGATTACCGGTTTTTTAAAATGCTTTTCGACGAGGTAACGTTCGTGTTCGGATTGCAAATCGGCACCCCAGTCATTTATAGGGTATTGAAATTTTCCCTTCTTATTCGGGGTGGATTGTT
The sequence above is a segment of the Saprospiraceae bacterium genome. Coding sequences within it:
- a CDS encoding glycosyltransferase; its protein translation is MSRETTGRIRVLMLPHNVSSDMDFRVEALRKYQDLEIRAYTTHVNKMLPSKYCMYLPSGLVSMNPFKRIWAYILYYFLIRREFKWADVVHWYWDFNYIPILKFPLEYHLLKQWKKKGLILWCGSEIRNPDIDKSVNPYYKREKETGQYEYTFESAKRSSRTQILFNKLGFVPLEFIGIGHYIDKRLFPKTHRVYQLIGLKDYQPVYPSPNQAKPLIVHSASKTGGKGTKYVLQALDNLKAKFDFEFVLINNMSKEEALSWVRKCDLFIDQLITGSHGTAAVEAMAMGKPVLCYINPVVGQNYSEDLPILNANPDTIQDVLQDLLDHPVKRNEIGRKSRLYVEKYHDDEKNAANLYALYMGIMDAEKI
- a CDS encoding OmpH family outer membrane protein, which produces MMKELQGKENNLRSEFQRLQKNAENMTRNEMENAQKRLAGMERELVERKEKLSEQFAGETAEFNEALHKKVIAFLKEYNSDGRYQYIFSVARDGNIFYWDPNKDITQDMIKGINELYK